The Flavobacterium piscisymbiosum genome includes a region encoding these proteins:
- a CDS encoding helix-turn-helix domain-containing protein, giving the protein MEQKIHQGRNVKRFREMLGIKQEALAYDLGEDWNQKKISMLEQKDVIEDKLLKQISDSLKIPVEAFQNFDEEQAINIIANTFHEGAIANNSGYINCTFNPIDKIVQIHEEKIALYERMLKEKDEMMKRLEQLIK; this is encoded by the coding sequence ATGGAACAGAAAATTCATCAGGGAAGAAATGTTAAACGCTTCAGGGAAATGCTTGGCATCAAACAAGAAGCTCTTGCTTATGATCTGGGAGAAGACTGGAATCAGAAGAAAATTTCAATGCTGGAACAGAAAGATGTAATTGAAGATAAACTGCTCAAACAGATTTCTGATTCTTTGAAAATTCCTGTTGAAGCTTTTCAGAATTTTGATGAAGAGCAGGCGATAAATATTATTGCTAACACTTTTCATGAAGGAGCAATTGCAAATAATTCTGGATATATCAATTGTACATTTAATCCAATTGATAAAATTGTACAAATACATGAAGAAAAAATTGCATTGTATGAGCGTATGCTGAAAGAAAAAGATGAAATGATGAAAAGGCTTGAACAATTAATCAAATAA